A genomic stretch from Theropithecus gelada isolate Dixy chromosome 2, Tgel_1.0, whole genome shotgun sequence includes:
- the DALRD3 gene encoding DALR anticodon-binding domain-containing protein 3 isoform X4 yields MATRRLGVGETLGALNAALGPGSPVWIKETRTRHLRSRDFLAPHRALQARFDDGQVPEHLLHALACLQGPGVAPVLRCAPTPAGLSLQLQRPAVFERVLSAVAAYATPALPALPGQRVLLHCPALRSSPCALRLSQLRTVLVADHLARALRAHGVCVRLVPAVQDPHMLTFLQQLRVDWPAASERASSHSLRSHALEEVTSAHDGRTLSPGILGRLCLKELVEEQGRTAGYDSNLDNCLVTEDLLSVLAELQEALWHWPEDSHPGLAGSPDTGTDSCLVVHVVSCEEEFQQQKLDLLWRKLVDKAPLRQKHLICGPVKVAGAPGPLMTAPEYYKFRHAQVCKASALKHGGDLAHDPAWTEIFGVLSVATIKFEMLSTAPQSQLFLALADKNISTKGTKSGTFVMYNCARLATLFESYKCSMEQGLYPTFPPVSSLDFSLLHDEGEWLLLFNNILPFPDLLSQTAMLDCTAPGLHITARTEMICKFLVQLSMDFSSYYNRVHILGEPRPHRFGQMFVRLQLLRAVREVLHTGLAMLGLPPLSHI; encoded by the exons ATGGCGACCAGGCGCCTTGGGGTTGGGGAGACGCTGGGGGCCCTCAACGCGGCCCTGGGGCCTGGCAGTCCGGTATGGATCAAGGAGACGCGCACCCGCCACCTGCGTTCCCGAGACTTTCTGGCACCGCACCGCGCGCTGCAGGCGCGCTTCGATGACGGCCAG GTACCCGAGCATTTGCTCCATGCCCTCGCCTGCCTGCAGGGTCCCGGTGTGGCCCCGGTGCTGCGCTGCGCGCCGACTCCCGCGGGTCTGTCTCTCCAACTGCAGCGGCCCGCGGTCTTCGAGCGCGTCCTCAGCGCCGTGGCCGCCTATGCCACGCCCGCCTTGCCTGCCTTGCCGGGCCAGCGCGTCTTACTACACTGCCCAGCTCTGCGCAGCTCCCCTTGCGCACTCCGCTTGAGCCAGCTGCGTACGGTGCTCGTGGCTGATCACCTGGCGCGAGCTCTGCGCGCTCACGG GGTGTGCGTGCGCCTAGTGCCAGCTGTGCAGGATCCGCACATGCTGACCTTCCTGCAGCAACTGCGGGTGGACTGGCCCGCTGCCTCGGAGAGAGCTTCCTCCCACAGCCTGAGGAGCCACGCCCTTGAAGAAGTTACCTCTGCTCATGACGGGAGGACACTGTCCCCTGGCATCCTAGGCAGACTGTGTCTGAAGGAGCTGGTGGAAGAACAGGGCCGCACAGCTGGCTAtgactccaacctggacaactgTCTGG TGACTGAGGATCTCCTGTCTGTGCTAGCTGAGCTGCAGGAGGCTCTATGGCATTGGCCAGAGGACAGCCACCCAGGCCTG GCTGGGTCCCCAGATACTGGTACAGACAGCTGCCTGGTTGTACATGTTGTTAGCTGTGAGGAGGAGTTCCAGCAACAGAAGTTGGACCTGCTTTGGCGGAAGTTGGTTGACAAGGCTCCACTCAGACAG AAGCACCTGATCTGTGGCCCTGTGAAAGTAGCTGGTGCACCTGGCCCTCTGATGACTGCCCCTGAGTACTACAA GTTCCGGCATGCCCAGGTGTGCAAGGCCTCAGCACTGAAGCATGGTGGGGATCTGGCCCACG ATCCAGCCTGGACAGAGATCTTTGGTGTTCTCTCTGTGGCCACCATCAAGTTTGAGATGCTGAGCACAGCCCCACAGAGTCAG CTCTTCCTGGCTCTGGCTGACAAGAACATCTCCACAAAAGGCACAAAGAGTGGCACCTTTGTCATGTATAATTGTGCCCGTCTTGCCACACTCTTTGAGAGTTACAAGTGTAGTATGGAACAAGGTCTGTACCCCACTTTTCCTCCTGTGAGCAGTCTGGACTTCTCACTACTACATGATGAG GGTGAGTGGTTGTTGCTCTTCAACAATATCCTCCCCTTTCCGGATCTGCTGAGCCAGACAGCAATGCTGGACTGCACAGCCCCAGGGCTCCACATCACTGCACGCACAGAGATG ATATGCAAGTTCCTGGTACAGCTCAGCATGGATTTCAGCTCCTACTACAACCGAGTACACATCCTAGGG GAGCCTCGACCACACCGCTTTGGTCAGATGTTCGTCCGCCTGCAGCTTCTGAGGGCTGTGCGTGAGGTGCTCCATACTGGCCTGGCTATGCTGGGTCTCCCTCCACTGAGCCACATCTGA
- the DALRD3 gene encoding DALR anticodon-binding domain-containing protein 3 isoform X2, producing the protein MATRRLGVGETLGALNAALGPGSPVWIKETRTRHLRSRDFLAPHRALQARFDDGQVGVSRARPCGWELGPVPWRAHTPILPQVPEHLLHALACLQGPGVAPVLRCAPTPAGLSLQLQRPAVFERVLSAVAAYATPALPALPGQRVLLHCPALRSSPCALRLSQLRTVLVADHLARALRAHGVCVRLVPAVQDPHMLTFLQQLRVDWPAASERASSHSLRSHALEEVTSAHDGRTLSPGILGRLCLKELVEEQGRTAGYDSNLDNCLVTEDLLSVLAELQEALWHWPEDSHPGLAGSPDTGTDSCLVVHVVSCEEEFQQQKLDLLWRKLVDKAPLRQKHLICGPVKVAGAPGPLMTAPEYYKFRHAQVCKASALKHGGDLAHDPAWTEIFGVLSVATIKFEMLSTAPQSQLFLALADKNISTKGTKSGTFVMYNCARLATLFESYKCSMEQGLYPTFPPVSSLDFSLLHDEGEWLLLFNNILPFPDLLSQTAMLDCTAPGLHITARTEMICKFLVQLSMDFSSYYNRVHILGEPRPHRFGQMFVRLQLLRAVREVLHTGLAMLGLPPLSHI; encoded by the exons ATGGCGACCAGGCGCCTTGGGGTTGGGGAGACGCTGGGGGCCCTCAACGCGGCCCTGGGGCCTGGCAGTCCGGTATGGATCAAGGAGACGCGCACCCGCCACCTGCGTTCCCGAGACTTTCTGGCACCGCACCGCGCGCTGCAGGCGCGCTTCGATGACGGCCAGGTGGGCGTGAGCCGGGCGAGGCCGTGCGGCTGGGAGCTGGGTCCCGTGCCGTGGCGCGCTCACACGCCCATTCTCCCGCAGGTACCCGAGCATTTGCTCCATGCCCTCGCCTGCCTGCAGGGTCCCGGTGTGGCCCCGGTGCTGCGCTGCGCGCCGACTCCCGCGGGTCTGTCTCTCCAACTGCAGCGGCCCGCGGTCTTCGAGCGCGTCCTCAGCGCCGTGGCCGCCTATGCCACGCCCGCCTTGCCTGCCTTGCCGGGCCAGCGCGTCTTACTACACTGCCCAGCTCTGCGCAGCTCCCCTTGCGCACTCCGCTTGAGCCAGCTGCGTACGGTGCTCGTGGCTGATCACCTGGCGCGAGCTCTGCGCGCTCACGG GGTGTGCGTGCGCCTAGTGCCAGCTGTGCAGGATCCGCACATGCTGACCTTCCTGCAGCAACTGCGGGTGGACTGGCCCGCTGCCTCGGAGAGAGCTTCCTCCCACAGCCTGAGGAGCCACGCCCTTGAAGAAGTTACCTCTGCTCATGACGGGAGGACACTGTCCCCTGGCATCCTAGGCAGACTGTGTCTGAAGGAGCTGGTGGAAGAACAGGGCCGCACAGCTGGCTAtgactccaacctggacaactgTCTGG TGACTGAGGATCTCCTGTCTGTGCTAGCTGAGCTGCAGGAGGCTCTATGGCATTGGCCAGAGGACAGCCACCCAGGCCTG GCTGGGTCCCCAGATACTGGTACAGACAGCTGCCTGGTTGTACATGTTGTTAGCTGTGAGGAGGAGTTCCAGCAACAGAAGTTGGACCTGCTTTGGCGGAAGTTGGTTGACAAGGCTCCACTCAGACAG AAGCACCTGATCTGTGGCCCTGTGAAAGTAGCTGGTGCACCTGGCCCTCTGATGACTGCCCCTGAGTACTACAA GTTCCGGCATGCCCAGGTGTGCAAGGCCTCAGCACTGAAGCATGGTGGGGATCTGGCCCACG ATCCAGCCTGGACAGAGATCTTTGGTGTTCTCTCTGTGGCCACCATCAAGTTTGAGATGCTGAGCACAGCCCCACAGAGTCAG CTCTTCCTGGCTCTGGCTGACAAGAACATCTCCACAAAAGGCACAAAGAGTGGCACCTTTGTCATGTATAATTGTGCCCGTCTTGCCACACTCTTTGAGAGTTACAAGTGTAGTATGGAACAAGGTCTGTACCCCACTTTTCCTCCTGTGAGCAGTCTGGACTTCTCACTACTACATGATGAG GGTGAGTGGTTGTTGCTCTTCAACAATATCCTCCCCTTTCCGGATCTGCTGAGCCAGACAGCAATGCTGGACTGCACAGCCCCAGGGCTCCACATCACTGCACGCACAGAGATG ATATGCAAGTTCCTGGTACAGCTCAGCATGGATTTCAGCTCCTACTACAACCGAGTACACATCCTAGGG GAGCCTCGACCACACCGCTTTGGTCAGATGTTCGTCCGCCTGCAGCTTCTGAGGGCTGTGCGTGAGGTGCTCCATACTGGCCTGGCTATGCTGGGTCTCCCTCCACTGAGCCACATCTGA
- the DALRD3 gene encoding DALR anticodon-binding domain-containing protein 3 isoform X5 yields the protein MATRRLGVGETLGALNAALGPGSPVWIKETRTRHLRSRDFLAPHRALQARFDDGQVPEHLLHALACLQGPGVAPVLRCAPTPAGLSLQLQRPAVFERVLSAVAAYATPALPALPGQRVLLHCPALRSSPCALRLSQLRTVLVADHLARALRAHGVCVRLVPAVQDPHMLTFLQQLRVDWPAASERASSHSLRSHALEEVTSAHDGRTLSPGILGRLCLKELVEEQGRTAGYDSNLDNCLVTEDLLSVLAELQEALWHWPEDSHPGLAGSPDTGTDSCLVVHVVSCEEEFQQQKLDLLWRKLVDKAPLRQKHLICGPVKVAGAPGPLMTAPEYYKFRHAQVCKASALKHGGDLAHDPAWTEIFGVLSVATIKFEMLSTAPQSQLFLALADKNISTKGTKSGTFVMYNCARLATLFESYKCSMEQGLYPTFPPVSSLDFSLLHDEVMVVALQQYPPLSGSAEPDSNAGLHSPRAPHHCTHRDDMQVPGTAQHGFQLLLQPSTHPRGASTTPLWSDVRPPAASEGCA from the exons ATGGCGACCAGGCGCCTTGGGGTTGGGGAGACGCTGGGGGCCCTCAACGCGGCCCTGGGGCCTGGCAGTCCGGTATGGATCAAGGAGACGCGCACCCGCCACCTGCGTTCCCGAGACTTTCTGGCACCGCACCGCGCGCTGCAGGCGCGCTTCGATGACGGCCAG GTACCCGAGCATTTGCTCCATGCCCTCGCCTGCCTGCAGGGTCCCGGTGTGGCCCCGGTGCTGCGCTGCGCGCCGACTCCCGCGGGTCTGTCTCTCCAACTGCAGCGGCCCGCGGTCTTCGAGCGCGTCCTCAGCGCCGTGGCCGCCTATGCCACGCCCGCCTTGCCTGCCTTGCCGGGCCAGCGCGTCTTACTACACTGCCCAGCTCTGCGCAGCTCCCCTTGCGCACTCCGCTTGAGCCAGCTGCGTACGGTGCTCGTGGCTGATCACCTGGCGCGAGCTCTGCGCGCTCACGG GGTGTGCGTGCGCCTAGTGCCAGCTGTGCAGGATCCGCACATGCTGACCTTCCTGCAGCAACTGCGGGTGGACTGGCCCGCTGCCTCGGAGAGAGCTTCCTCCCACAGCCTGAGGAGCCACGCCCTTGAAGAAGTTACCTCTGCTCATGACGGGAGGACACTGTCCCCTGGCATCCTAGGCAGACTGTGTCTGAAGGAGCTGGTGGAAGAACAGGGCCGCACAGCTGGCTAtgactccaacctggacaactgTCTGG TGACTGAGGATCTCCTGTCTGTGCTAGCTGAGCTGCAGGAGGCTCTATGGCATTGGCCAGAGGACAGCCACCCAGGCCTG GCTGGGTCCCCAGATACTGGTACAGACAGCTGCCTGGTTGTACATGTTGTTAGCTGTGAGGAGGAGTTCCAGCAACAGAAGTTGGACCTGCTTTGGCGGAAGTTGGTTGACAAGGCTCCACTCAGACAG AAGCACCTGATCTGTGGCCCTGTGAAAGTAGCTGGTGCACCTGGCCCTCTGATGACTGCCCCTGAGTACTACAA GTTCCGGCATGCCCAGGTGTGCAAGGCCTCAGCACTGAAGCATGGTGGGGATCTGGCCCACG ATCCAGCCTGGACAGAGATCTTTGGTGTTCTCTCTGTGGCCACCATCAAGTTTGAGATGCTGAGCACAGCCCCACAGAGTCAG CTCTTCCTGGCTCTGGCTGACAAGAACATCTCCACAAAAGGCACAAAGAGTGGCACCTTTGTCATGTATAATTGTGCCCGTCTTGCCACACTCTTTGAGAGTTACAAGTGTAGTATGGAACAAGGTCTGTACCCCACTTTTCCTCCTGTGAGCAGTCTGGACTTCTCACTACTACATGATGAGGTGA TGGTTGTTGCTCTTCAACAATATCCTCCCCTTTCCGGATCTGCTGAGCCAGACAGCAATGCTGGACTGCACAGCCCCAGGGCTCCACATCACTGCACGCACAGAGATG ATATGCAAGTTCCTGGTACAGCTCAGCATGGATTTCAGCTCCTACTACAACCGAGTACACATCCTAGGG GAGCCTCGACCACACCGCTTTGGTCAGATGTTCGTCCGCCTGCAGCTTCTGAGGGCTGTGCGTGA
- the DALRD3 gene encoding DALR anticodon-binding domain-containing protein 3 isoform X3, protein MATRRLGVGETLGALNAALGPGSPVWIKETRTRHLRSRDFLAPHRALQARFDDGQVPEHLLHALACLQGPGVAPVLRCAPTPAGLSLQLQRPAVFERVLSAVAAYATPALPALPGQRVLLHCPALRSSPCALRLSQLRTVLVADHLARALRAHGVCVRLVPAVQDPHMLTFLQQLRVDWPAASERASSHSLRSHALEEVTSAHDGRTLSPGILGRLCLKELVEEQGRTAGYDSNLDNCLVTEDLLSVLAELQEALWHWPEDSHPGLAGSPDTGTDSCLVVHVVSCEEEFQQQKLDLLWRKLVDKAPLRQKHLICGPVKVAGAPGPLMTAPEYYKFRHAQVCKASALKHGGDLAHDPAWTEIFGVLSVATIKFEMLSTAPQSQLFLALADKNISTKGTKSGTFVMYNCARLATLFESYKCSMEQGLYPTFPPVSSLDFSLLHDEVSVPPGSWHKGSLDFPSQHLSPPQGEWLLLFNNILPFPDLLSQTAMLDCTAPGLHITARTEMICKFLVQLSMDFSSYYNRVHILGEPRPHRFGQMFVRLQLLRAVREVLHTGLAMLGLPPLSHI, encoded by the exons ATGGCGACCAGGCGCCTTGGGGTTGGGGAGACGCTGGGGGCCCTCAACGCGGCCCTGGGGCCTGGCAGTCCGGTATGGATCAAGGAGACGCGCACCCGCCACCTGCGTTCCCGAGACTTTCTGGCACCGCACCGCGCGCTGCAGGCGCGCTTCGATGACGGCCAG GTACCCGAGCATTTGCTCCATGCCCTCGCCTGCCTGCAGGGTCCCGGTGTGGCCCCGGTGCTGCGCTGCGCGCCGACTCCCGCGGGTCTGTCTCTCCAACTGCAGCGGCCCGCGGTCTTCGAGCGCGTCCTCAGCGCCGTGGCCGCCTATGCCACGCCCGCCTTGCCTGCCTTGCCGGGCCAGCGCGTCTTACTACACTGCCCAGCTCTGCGCAGCTCCCCTTGCGCACTCCGCTTGAGCCAGCTGCGTACGGTGCTCGTGGCTGATCACCTGGCGCGAGCTCTGCGCGCTCACGG GGTGTGCGTGCGCCTAGTGCCAGCTGTGCAGGATCCGCACATGCTGACCTTCCTGCAGCAACTGCGGGTGGACTGGCCCGCTGCCTCGGAGAGAGCTTCCTCCCACAGCCTGAGGAGCCACGCCCTTGAAGAAGTTACCTCTGCTCATGACGGGAGGACACTGTCCCCTGGCATCCTAGGCAGACTGTGTCTGAAGGAGCTGGTGGAAGAACAGGGCCGCACAGCTGGCTAtgactccaacctggacaactgTCTGG TGACTGAGGATCTCCTGTCTGTGCTAGCTGAGCTGCAGGAGGCTCTATGGCATTGGCCAGAGGACAGCCACCCAGGCCTG GCTGGGTCCCCAGATACTGGTACAGACAGCTGCCTGGTTGTACATGTTGTTAGCTGTGAGGAGGAGTTCCAGCAACAGAAGTTGGACCTGCTTTGGCGGAAGTTGGTTGACAAGGCTCCACTCAGACAG AAGCACCTGATCTGTGGCCCTGTGAAAGTAGCTGGTGCACCTGGCCCTCTGATGACTGCCCCTGAGTACTACAA GTTCCGGCATGCCCAGGTGTGCAAGGCCTCAGCACTGAAGCATGGTGGGGATCTGGCCCACG ATCCAGCCTGGACAGAGATCTTTGGTGTTCTCTCTGTGGCCACCATCAAGTTTGAGATGCTGAGCACAGCCCCACAGAGTCAG CTCTTCCTGGCTCTGGCTGACAAGAACATCTCCACAAAAGGCACAAAGAGTGGCACCTTTGTCATGTATAATTGTGCCCGTCTTGCCACACTCTTTGAGAGTTACAAGTGTAGTATGGAACAAGGTCTGTACCCCACTTTTCCTCCTGTGAGCAGTCTGGACTTCTCACTACTACATGATGAGGTGAGTGTCCCTCCCGGTAGCTGGCACAAAGGAAGCCTGGACTTCCCCTCCCAGCACCTTTCTCCCCCACAGGGTGAGTGGTTGTTGCTCTTCAACAATATCCTCCCCTTTCCGGATCTGCTGAGCCAGACAGCAATGCTGGACTGCACAGCCCCAGGGCTCCACATCACTGCACGCACAGAGATG ATATGCAAGTTCCTGGTACAGCTCAGCATGGATTTCAGCTCCTACTACAACCGAGTACACATCCTAGGG GAGCCTCGACCACACCGCTTTGGTCAGATGTTCGTCCGCCTGCAGCTTCTGAGGGCTGTGCGTGAGGTGCTCCATACTGGCCTGGCTATGCTGGGTCTCCCTCCACTGAGCCACATCTGA
- the DALRD3 gene encoding DALR anticodon-binding domain-containing protein 3 isoform X1, with product MATRRLGVGETLGALNAALGPGSPVWIKETRTRHLRSRDFLAPHRALQARFDDGQVGVSRARPCGWELGPVPWRAHTPILPQVPEHLLHALACLQGPGVAPVLRCAPTPAGLSLQLQRPAVFERVLSAVAAYATPALPALPGQRVLLHCPALRSSPCALRLSQLRTVLVADHLARALRAHGVCVRLVPAVQDPHMLTFLQQLRVDWPAASERASSHSLRSHALEEVTSAHDGRTLSPGILGRLCLKELVEEQGRTAGYDSNLDNCLVTEDLLSVLAELQEALWHWPEDSHPGLAGSPDTGTDSCLVVHVVSCEEEFQQQKLDLLWRKLVDKAPLRQKHLICGPVKVAGAPGPLMTAPEYYKFRHAQVCKASALKHGGDLAHDPAWTEIFGVLSVATIKFEMLSTAPQSQLFLALADKNISTKGTKSGTFVMYNCARLATLFESYKCSMEQGLYPTFPPVSSLDFSLLHDEVSVPPGSWHKGSLDFPSQHLSPPQGEWLLLFNNILPFPDLLSQTAMLDCTAPGLHITARTEMICKFLVQLSMDFSSYYNRVHILGEPRPHRFGQMFVRLQLLRAVREVLHTGLAMLGLPPLSHI from the exons ATGGCGACCAGGCGCCTTGGGGTTGGGGAGACGCTGGGGGCCCTCAACGCGGCCCTGGGGCCTGGCAGTCCGGTATGGATCAAGGAGACGCGCACCCGCCACCTGCGTTCCCGAGACTTTCTGGCACCGCACCGCGCGCTGCAGGCGCGCTTCGATGACGGCCAGGTGGGCGTGAGCCGGGCGAGGCCGTGCGGCTGGGAGCTGGGTCCCGTGCCGTGGCGCGCTCACACGCCCATTCTCCCGCAGGTACCCGAGCATTTGCTCCATGCCCTCGCCTGCCTGCAGGGTCCCGGTGTGGCCCCGGTGCTGCGCTGCGCGCCGACTCCCGCGGGTCTGTCTCTCCAACTGCAGCGGCCCGCGGTCTTCGAGCGCGTCCTCAGCGCCGTGGCCGCCTATGCCACGCCCGCCTTGCCTGCCTTGCCGGGCCAGCGCGTCTTACTACACTGCCCAGCTCTGCGCAGCTCCCCTTGCGCACTCCGCTTGAGCCAGCTGCGTACGGTGCTCGTGGCTGATCACCTGGCGCGAGCTCTGCGCGCTCACGG GGTGTGCGTGCGCCTAGTGCCAGCTGTGCAGGATCCGCACATGCTGACCTTCCTGCAGCAACTGCGGGTGGACTGGCCCGCTGCCTCGGAGAGAGCTTCCTCCCACAGCCTGAGGAGCCACGCCCTTGAAGAAGTTACCTCTGCTCATGACGGGAGGACACTGTCCCCTGGCATCCTAGGCAGACTGTGTCTGAAGGAGCTGGTGGAAGAACAGGGCCGCACAGCTGGCTAtgactccaacctggacaactgTCTGG TGACTGAGGATCTCCTGTCTGTGCTAGCTGAGCTGCAGGAGGCTCTATGGCATTGGCCAGAGGACAGCCACCCAGGCCTG GCTGGGTCCCCAGATACTGGTACAGACAGCTGCCTGGTTGTACATGTTGTTAGCTGTGAGGAGGAGTTCCAGCAACAGAAGTTGGACCTGCTTTGGCGGAAGTTGGTTGACAAGGCTCCACTCAGACAG AAGCACCTGATCTGTGGCCCTGTGAAAGTAGCTGGTGCACCTGGCCCTCTGATGACTGCCCCTGAGTACTACAA GTTCCGGCATGCCCAGGTGTGCAAGGCCTCAGCACTGAAGCATGGTGGGGATCTGGCCCACG ATCCAGCCTGGACAGAGATCTTTGGTGTTCTCTCTGTGGCCACCATCAAGTTTGAGATGCTGAGCACAGCCCCACAGAGTCAG CTCTTCCTGGCTCTGGCTGACAAGAACATCTCCACAAAAGGCACAAAGAGTGGCACCTTTGTCATGTATAATTGTGCCCGTCTTGCCACACTCTTTGAGAGTTACAAGTGTAGTATGGAACAAGGTCTGTACCCCACTTTTCCTCCTGTGAGCAGTCTGGACTTCTCACTACTACATGATGAGGTGAGTGTCCCTCCCGGTAGCTGGCACAAAGGAAGCCTGGACTTCCCCTCCCAGCACCTTTCTCCCCCACAGGGTGAGTGGTTGTTGCTCTTCAACAATATCCTCCCCTTTCCGGATCTGCTGAGCCAGACAGCAATGCTGGACTGCACAGCCCCAGGGCTCCACATCACTGCACGCACAGAGATG ATATGCAAGTTCCTGGTACAGCTCAGCATGGATTTCAGCTCCTACTACAACCGAGTACACATCCTAGGG GAGCCTCGACCACACCGCTTTGGTCAGATGTTCGTCCGCCTGCAGCTTCTGAGGGCTGTGCGTGAGGTGCTCCATACTGGCCTGGCTATGCTGGGTCTCCCTCCACTGAGCCACATCTGA
- the DALRD3 gene encoding DALR anticodon-binding domain-containing protein 3 isoform X6, which produces MLTFLQQLRVDWPAASERASSHSLRSHALEEVTSAHDGRTLSPGILGRLCLKELVEEQGRTAGYDSNLDNCLVTEDLLSVLAELQEALWHWPEDSHPGLAGSPDTGTDSCLVVHVVSCEEEFQQQKLDLLWRKLVDKAPLRQKHLICGPVKVAGAPGPLMTAPEYYKFRHAQVCKASALKHGGDLAHDPAWTEIFGVLSVATIKFEMLSTAPQSQLFLALADKNISTKGTKSGTFVMYNCARLATLFESYKCSMEQGLYPTFPPVSSLDFSLLHDEGEWLLLFNNILPFPDLLSQTAMLDCTAPGLHITARTEMICKFLVQLSMDFSSYYNRVHILGEPRPHRFGQMFVRLQLLRAVREVLHTGLAMLGLPPLSHI; this is translated from the exons ATGCTGACCTTCCTGCAGCAACTGCGGGTGGACTGGCCCGCTGCCTCGGAGAGAGCTTCCTCCCACAGCCTGAGGAGCCACGCCCTTGAAGAAGTTACCTCTGCTCATGACGGGAGGACACTGTCCCCTGGCATCCTAGGCAGACTGTGTCTGAAGGAGCTGGTGGAAGAACAGGGCCGCACAGCTGGCTAtgactccaacctggacaactgTCTGG TGACTGAGGATCTCCTGTCTGTGCTAGCTGAGCTGCAGGAGGCTCTATGGCATTGGCCAGAGGACAGCCACCCAGGCCTG GCTGGGTCCCCAGATACTGGTACAGACAGCTGCCTGGTTGTACATGTTGTTAGCTGTGAGGAGGAGTTCCAGCAACAGAAGTTGGACCTGCTTTGGCGGAAGTTGGTTGACAAGGCTCCACTCAGACAG AAGCACCTGATCTGTGGCCCTGTGAAAGTAGCTGGTGCACCTGGCCCTCTGATGACTGCCCCTGAGTACTACAA GTTCCGGCATGCCCAGGTGTGCAAGGCCTCAGCACTGAAGCATGGTGGGGATCTGGCCCACG ATCCAGCCTGGACAGAGATCTTTGGTGTTCTCTCTGTGGCCACCATCAAGTTTGAGATGCTGAGCACAGCCCCACAGAGTCAG CTCTTCCTGGCTCTGGCTGACAAGAACATCTCCACAAAAGGCACAAAGAGTGGCACCTTTGTCATGTATAATTGTGCCCGTCTTGCCACACTCTTTGAGAGTTACAAGTGTAGTATGGAACAAGGTCTGTACCCCACTTTTCCTCCTGTGAGCAGTCTGGACTTCTCACTACTACATGATGAG GGTGAGTGGTTGTTGCTCTTCAACAATATCCTCCCCTTTCCGGATCTGCTGAGCCAGACAGCAATGCTGGACTGCACAGCCCCAGGGCTCCACATCACTGCACGCACAGAGATG ATATGCAAGTTCCTGGTACAGCTCAGCATGGATTTCAGCTCCTACTACAACCGAGTACACATCCTAGGG GAGCCTCGACCACACCGCTTTGGTCAGATGTTCGTCCGCCTGCAGCTTCTGAGGGCTGTGCGTGAGGTGCTCCATACTGGCCTGGCTATGCTGGGTCTCCCTCCACTGAGCCACATCTGA